The DNA sequence cacagtttcatacaaaggatttggattcattgaaatatttcttgggaatcgaagttatgtggtgtaagaaaggcattttcttgtctcaaagaaaatatattcTTGATTTGTTAGTAGAAAtaggaaaattgggtgctaagccttgtagtgccccaatgacccctaaccttcaacttaccacagaagacagtgagccatttgcagatcctgaaaggtatagaaaaatagttggcaagctgaattatttgacggtgactcgtcctgatattgcatattcagtgagtgtggtaagtcagtttatgtcctctcctactattgcccagtgggatgctttggaacagattctttgttaccttaaaggagCCCCAGGGCGAGGGCTATTATATGGTAACTATGGgtactcaaatattgaatgcttttctgatgctgattgggcaggctcgaagGTTGATAGGAGATCAACTTCtaggtattgtgtttttgtgggaggtaacttggtctcatagaacagtaagaagcaaaatgtggtctcccgttctagtgctgaatctgaatatcgagccatggcacaagctgtttgtgaagttttgtgggtacgtcaactattagaagttgggttcacaaattcggtgcctgctaagttgtgatgtgataatcaagcagctatccataTTGCCTCCAATCTAGTATTTCACGaaaggactaaacacatcgagactgattgtcattttgttcgtgaaaaagtccaacaaaagataatatcaacaggacatatccgaactggagaacaattaggagatatcttcactaaagctctaaatgaaactcgagttgattatatatgtaacaagttgggcatgattaacatttatgctccaacttgagggggagtgttataggttataggaagtaaatatgttaatataggaagtaaatattgatagatgggttagttacttaatcttagggattgtataatcatagacttgattttccttcctgtttagataccgtctctcatgtataaataggttgtaatctttattgtgatacaacaacaaatattatctttctacaggCACAAAACTTGAAAAGCATTCCGATACTTCAGCTCTTCTACTCATTCTAGAGGCCATTTTCATGTTCTCTATTTAGAAATGGGAAGGGTAGTACAGGCAGTATAACGCAACATTCCAAAGTACTGGAGGAGCATATAAAGAACTTGCCTTGTTTTGAATGGTAAAGGAATTGTTCAAGAAACGGACCCTAAGTCCTAAACCCCTGGTTTAAATATGTGACTCCACAttctaaagaaaaaataaaggcaACTGCAGACAAATGATTTGTTCAGTATGTACTGTACAGTTAAGATATATGCTGGGCTGGAATTAGAAGATGGAACAGAATTAAACTTCTGAAATCAGGCATCTAAAAATCAAGGTTGCAAGAGAATGGAGCAGAAAGGGAACCTTCTGTCAGGTCTCTCACTAGGAGATGTTGCAGGGACAATTATCCCAAGATAGATAAACCACAGAATGAGCAAATCCCAAGACATAAATAAAGCACAAAGTGGGAAAATCTTGCCTGTTCCTAGACTATCTATTTCTAGTTATGTAAAAATTATTCTATAGTTATTGCCTCTCCAAAAAAAAGGTTTTAATGATGTCATCAAATGATAACAAACTCATGCCAGATGGTCATTCAATGAGAGAATTCCATAATATTTGTAGTTGAAAGATAAACACCAAATGCACAAATTTAAGGCTTCTTTGCTCCTATCTAATTGTGACTAAAAATGGTATGTATCAAACAAACCATTTCTATAGCCTGATTGAGGCATGAGATTAGATGAAGGTGCACATATAATAAAGGGGGGAAATAATGCTAGGAGCCTAGGAGTGCCTGAACATTGTGGAAACTTATATTTGGAAGCATAATATTTAGTGTTTTTGCCACTttggtgaaaaaaaaaatccatcaaTTGCATCTAGTGAGTGATACAAAAAAGTTTAAGAAGAAAAGCTAAGTTGGTATCCACTTTTACACAAGGATGGAAATTTTACCCCAAAAATCATGAATCAATGATAAACCAAAGTTTTTGACACATATCACAAACTTAAAAATTCCAAATCAAAACCAAATTAAAATCCATGGACTAACTGTCAAACAACATGGATTTCCTACTTAACCTAGCTTCAAATCCATCTTTCGGACCAACCAAGTCTTCTCTAATATAAGAAACAGAGAAGATATACAAGGGAGAGGGATAAGAAAAGAAGTATATGATTCTTATATTTGAACACCAATGCTGACTCCAAGGCAAGAACCCTTAGATCCAGCATCCGTGGTGTACCACAGTAAGCCCTTCCCACCTCCCATCTTGAAACCTGTTTATGGATTTTCACAGGGAGAAACAGTTGAAAATCTAGTTAATCCTTGCTTAGTGAGAGTTGAAAATTAAACAACTTGGTTCAGTTGCATGACTTttttttagaaagaaaaaagtAGGTGCAAATGGCAATCAAACACATCATTTTACTCAACCacataaaatcaaattttacgaAATTGATCCAACTTGAATGTTTTTCACTTGTGTGAATGGTCACATTGATCACTTGATCAACTGTAATTCAATAATTGACAAACTGAATCCAATTGTAAAACACTAATTCTCAATTGTAAAACACTCATTGAAAAGAAATACTTTACGCTCTCAAGCAGAAATTCACAGAAGATTCAATGCTTGGAATTAGATAAAAGGACAAAATGCACTTAGTCCATTTGTCATACAAATTAAGGCTTTTCTTGTAGAACAATATCATTTACActatttgtattataaattaGGCACCAAAACTCCAGAATGAAGCAACCAACAAATTCTCCAAAAATTGCTGCAGGATCATTTTACAAGGCCTAAAGAATAATCCTAACCATCGTGTGAATCATTAATTATCAACTTTAGCTTTAAATGAagtattttctttctctcttttttacCCTCAAGCTTATTGACTGGCAGACAACTTAGAACATCAGCATTCAGCAGTAATATAGTATGATCATAAATCACCCCTGAATTCTTTGATCATGCAAAGTCACCCATGAAATAGAATAAATTAGACAGTGTTGATGAatcttgaaaagaaaaaatacataGGGTTTGTGAAGCTACCTTAGAAGCATTGCCCACTACTTGACTGTGAAGTTTGATTGTCTTCTCTGGTGCATTATAGCTTCCTTTCTAGATGCAATTAGTACATATACAGTTTAGCTTAAAACCAATgccataaaatataaaactagGAGACATAAAATGCCTACAAAGGAAAAACCTGAACTTCGACAAGACCAGTGCTCTGGGAGATGACAACTTCGATAGAGCCATCACTCTTGGGCCGCCAGTAGCCGCTCTCTGCATGCATAGGCTCTCCAGAGCTGAGCTTCCATGTCTTTTGAGTATAAGCTATCACAGGCTACAGAAGAGATAATGCACTTTTGGGCTTAGCGAGTTTTATCCTTTGGAAAGAAAGATAAAAAGCGGAGAAGCAATCGAACGAACCTTGCCAGAAATGGGAGAGAAATTGAGCTCTTCGCCATAAGAGAAAGAAGCAATAGTTGGATAACCACCTTCCCCTTGGCCCCTCCATGTCCCCAGCAGGTATGATAGCGGTGCGATTGCCGGGTGCAGCGCTGCTGCTTCCGATGGCGTCTTATTGTTCATTGCCTAATTCTCCGTCTTTGACTTCTCCACCGAGAAAGTTTCCTTGGCACTTGACCCTCGACACCTTCTAGATAACATTTGGTTCAATTCCATAAACTTGATTTTGTGAATTCAATTAAATCTtagaaagaatttttttttttaatagaaaattggGGAAATAGTAGAATTTGggagatttttaaatttatttaaatatatttattatcaaatcgagtgtattttaaaaataatttattttgaaattagttttattatttgatttaatattattttaattataaaattaattttactatttaatttaatataattttaatcataaaatttaattgatttttatttgggtaaagttaaaaaaattctcATAATATCACTAACAATATAAATTGGAATTATCAATTTTGCAATCAGctaataaaatcaataaatttttaaattatttatttaaaatatattaaaatttttaattattagctgatgaataataaaatcaataaatttttaaattgtttattcaaaatatattaaaatttctaattattagctgatgaataataaatttaagtatTACAAAagttaagataaaataaaatattttatataattttctaaACATATTAACAGCGAATAGTTAGAAAGTTAACTTGTAATTTCATCTTTTTATTCGATCAATAGAGTTCGACATTATCatcatttggaaaaaaaaatctataaccCAAATGTTCATTCCCCTTTAAGGAGTTAAGTGTctacatttatttattaaaattagaaaGTGTACTAATTCATTAGTATAATTCcttaatcatttatttattattattaatatacaaattatttatttatttatgagagatttattatttaatttttttatattactatttacaagttgatttttatatttttaaaaatttattaaaatgttcttatcttttttctttGTTAACCAAATAATCATCCCATTTAATTTAATCCATTTTTCGATTAGAGTTATGTCAAATGGAGGgagtaaattttcaaaattgtaAACTATCCTTCTTGTAATAATAgaattctaattaaaatttaaaatttttttattcagaaTACACGATGAGTTACAAAACTCACAACTTTTTCCTTATTAAATTCTAtgattttgttataattttgatacaaataattgatttttacttgaaattttatttaggaTAAGTTTTTAAGCATaaagtaagaaaataaataaaaaaaagacagAATTAGAAGATTTTCTAACTAAGGGGTTATAGCCTTGCTCAAGACTGTAGCCTAAGGCGATGGACAGCTCCAAAATTCATTGTACAATATAAAATCAGTTTCAGATTGGAGCAAACACAATTAGATTATgataagaatataaataaaatatgagtagtagagtttattttaaattgagaatttttatctttttattgagAAAAAAACTTATATAAAGGCTGCTTAAGAATTAACCTAACatcatattttcttttcttctcctcctctccCATATTTGGCCGCCTCCTTTAccgccttcttcttcttctcttttctttagtttttgcaattttattatggccctTAAAGGCTAAACACTTCTTTTCAGTTGAAGATTAATCAAAATTGAGGTTTATTAAGTTGTGAGATTATGTACTTAAATTCTCtttatcttatttctattttctattaattttttatttcggaGAATACTACCTCCATTATTATTCTCTTAAGAATTTAAGGGGTTTATTGAATCTCTTTGGAAGACAACATATTACTAATTAACCCAAGTAAatccgtaattatttaattggattaataacaAGTAGTAATTAGTATATTCGTTTATGTTAAggaattagtagatttgatttaaataatttgcgTGTTATTATTGATAAGTTTGGGTTATTCTCTCCCAAAAtagttaactaattaaatttacacGTGTATTGGGGTTGTTaattaactagaaattaatttaaatacaaagcagattaatttaatcataaagaAGAACTAGTGGGATTCGCGTATTTGACTACTATAACcaaataatagataataaaatgaattatttttctaatcaataATCAACTGCCAAacccctcaatttgattacctttagctgaatttaatttaattatttatttcaccatctcaattacattatttatttttcttttaagttttttttgctTGCCCAGGATaaaatcaatttctttaaacaaaaattctcttcttctctctttttgttttaaactattcttcttattcaactagtcatctaaattaaacagagTTAAGGTCTATGTGGGATCAATACTTACTTACGCTATCTATAAATTCATATTGAATCAAGGAAAGGGAGATAAGTTttaattgacggattcgacaccCGTTAAATTTTGGCACCGTTGCCGGAGACTTTAacagtttgtttttatttttatgaccaggtctgaaaATAGTTGACGCAGAACCCTAtagcacaagcctcaaacccacacgcacaagtagatacgaaatctaaagatttgataaacccacctcctatggtaccccaaacttagagaagctgaaacaccaatgattgaaggatttagatgagaatctgacaaacgccaaaacgaatagttgataagttagccaagattcctggtgcaattgatgaaagcaaatcctcactctcactcaaagcaatacacgccaaaggcatgaaaagaattctgaaaatttagattcaaaactgcctcttacaagtgtttcttatccttatatagtaaggagagaaaataaaaccctaagacactctttttaGGTCTGACCGAACTATACACAAGACCCAAGGCCTATTACacgctaaaataacacatcaaatatataagtattaatacataagtattaaaacataagtccaaaacatggcccaacactctaaaacttaaaagataaaatatggtcagaatacaagcccaaacaaaactaaaataaaataagtgattaaataataaaacatagcaagtacatcataacaaaactgaatcttcacaaaaaccttttttgatcttcactttaggcttccctttatgtagttttagcccataggtttgattaggctccctaagcctatgattgcaagtgttgcaccaaatctgacCCAAacatatatggatcatatgaatatgattttgaactccttttagatccatttgaatgacataagtttgcttcacaccattgttagaaatttgctttattggatccgtatcaataGCAGAATTTAATTTGATCTAAAAATCGAGAAGACTACAAAAAGATTGAGAAAAGCAATcaagttgcaaaaacaggccaattCGGGAGTCTCTCAACCACCTGCTCAATCACCTTTGCGGACCGAAGACATCATGTCTTCAACACCAACCGAGCCTCTAATTGACACCAACCGAAGAGACACTATGGCCGCTGCTGCTGCTGAAGAACAACCCATTTGCATTACATACCCAATGTTAAATGCACCCCTGAAATTGCGAACAGTTATGATTCATATGTTACCAAAATTCTAAGGGTTAGAGAATGAAGACCCATATCAACATCTAAAAGAGTTTTACGTAGTTTTTTCAAGTATGAGACTACAGGGAATAACTAACGAACAAATAATGTTAgtagcttttcctttctctttgattGAATCCGCTAAGGATTGGCTCTACTATTTTTCCCCACGTTCAATCACCACTTGGACGCAAATTAGAAACTTATTCTTAGAAAGACTTtttccaacaactaaagtgtcatctataaaaaaggaaataagtggaatcaaataaagaaaaacTGAAACTCTACATGAATATTAGGAAcgttataagaaattaattgcaagttATCCAAAATATGGAATCACTCCAAAACAGCTCAACCTTCACTTCTATGAAGGACTTTTGCCATTAGAACGGAGAATAATAGATGCTGCTAGTGGAAGAGCCATTGCAGAAATAGAACCTGaagaaagtaaaattttaatctCGAAATTGGCTACCAATTCTAGACAGTATGGCCGAGATGAGGACATTTCTAGGAATAAGAATGAGgtaagtattgcatctttagaatctaaaatttcacaacttACCACTACAATTCAACAATTGGCTGCAGGAAATAATGTACAGACTTGTGGCATTTGCAAAAAAGCCAACCATCCCACAGACATGTGTCCTACCCTTTAGGAAGATGTGCAACAGGTTTATGccattggaggattcaatggaaAACAAATGAAGTATGATCCATTTTCAAGCACTTACAATCCAGGGTGGAGAGATCATCCAAACcttagctatgggaatagacagcAAAACTACCAGCCAAGAGCAAACTATCAAGCTGCAAAATCAGGTATGTCTTTAGAAGACATTGTTCAATCCTTTGCTAATAGCACTCTCAAGGGAATCTCAAGGGAAACTGCCCTCCCAAATTGTGTTAAATCCAAAACAGAACGCAAGCATAATTACATTGCAAAGTGGAAAGGAGTTGGAATCTACAAGCCCAAAGAGGCTTGCCCAAAGCAGTACGACAAACCTGATGGCAGAAGCAGAAATAGAGATTCCAGCAGAGAACCAGCCCTAAAAATCAAAGGTAGAGCATCCCCCAATTTAGGTAACACGTCCTCTTTTTCCTAAAAGACTTGCTCAATTAAAAAGAGAAATGGAGGAAaaagagatcttggagattttttgtaaaatttaggAGAGCATACCCCTTCTTGaaactataaaataaatatccaAGTAtgcgaaatttctaaaagacttttacactaataaaagaaaattgtatgggCACGAAAAGATTAAAGTAGGGGAGAATGTGTCAGCTGTACTtcaaagagagtttccacaaaaatataaagataaaggCATGTTTGCAATATCATGTAAAGCTGGAAACCTTGAAGTCAAGAAGGCAATGTGTTATTTAGGagcttccataaatgttatgcctctgtcTGTTTAATTGTCTTTGAATGCAGGTCCTTTGAAACAAACAGGAATCACACTCCAACTTGTCGATAGATCAATAGTCTATTTTAAAGGCGTGTTAGAGGATGTTTTGGTCCAAGTggagaaattaatttttctagtaGATTTTTTTGTCTTGGACATGAAAGATGACAGTTCATCCAACTCTATAGATTTATTGCTAGGAAGACCATTCCTTAGAACAGCTAGAACGAAGATCGACATGTATGAAGGTATGCTCACAATAGAGTTTGTTGGAGAAGaggtaaaatttaatatctacgATACAATGAAGTATTCTAATgtaatttttctctttgcagcATAGATATAGTTGATCCTCTCGCTTAAGAAACATTTGAATTAAGCAAGAAAGATAAGTTGGAGGTAGTTTTAATCGAAAACTTGACAATGGACTGCCTTGACAACAACACATCGTAATTCAGTGAAGAAATCATAGAAATAGTCCACTCATTGGACACTTTGAGCCACAAGGCACCAGAACTTGAACTAAAAATGCTTCCAACTAATTTGAAATATGTATTTTTGGGAAGTAATAACACACTTCTAATCATAATCTCCTCCAAGTTGAATCTTTTAAAAGTAATGAAGTTGATTTGGGTGCTGAATGAATACGAAGATGGAAGTGATGAAGCTTAACATGCCACTAAAGTCTAGCCTAGGACAATAAACAAAGGCGTtgcttgggaggcaacccaaTATTATAGGCTTGCCCAAGCTTATACAATCACCAgtgaatttcttttaatttttagtttttaatttatttatgtgttattttcTACCTTGGAGTATATTAGACCTTCTAGACAATTTTGGACTTTATGGGACCTTTTATGACCTTCAATGGTTATTTGGGTggtaagttattatttttaaaactactctaaagaagggtaaattttattatactatttttaattactgctattcatatataataaataaataaataaataaatatataaacttaatcctatttttatttttttttcctttttctttttcttccccaAGACCTCTCCCTCTCGCCTCTCTCTCCCATCGCAAGTACATCTATGGCGAGAACCACCCAGCCCGACGCCACCTAGCCCAATGCTCACTCCTCCTTGCGCCGCCACTGCACTTCATCGACGATGCCAGCAGCTTCGGCGATGGACTCACGCACCTCTAGCATAACGATAGATGTGCCGCCAACACCAACCGTATCACCCTCGCCGTCTGTTGAGCCACCAGCGTTGTCTTCAGCACCCTTGCTGCTGCCCTCTTTGCCAGCCTCTACAAGGAGAAAGACACGTTcgcaagcaaagaaaaaaacctGTGTTCATAAGTTGCCCACTTATGATGAGAAGAGGAATGGGAGGTGAAACTCGAAATTTTGAAGCAATTCCAACTCTTATCATTCTACCTCGATCGCACTTATTTCGAATAGAGGATAAGTAAGCACCAACAACCTTAGTAGCACCTCTAGAACCTGATGATCAAACTCGCCTAGTTAAAATTGAGGAAAAAATGCACCACATTGATGCAAAGTTGGATGCCATCCTCTCTCACTTGGGGTTACCCATACCCCAATCACCACCAGCTTGAGTTTTCAGTGACTTACTCCTTAGGAAAGTTATCTTTGACTCACTTTTGCTAATTTATTTGTGAACTTCCCCTATTGCTTGAATTTTTCCACATTAAGGGCAATGTGAGGAGTAAGTGTAGGGGGGGAGAAGTGATTGAGATAGAAGTACTTTTTGTGATTGACTGATGGGTTGATGTATATATTTTTCTGCTGTGTTATGAAAATTTTTCTTCTGCTCTGT is a window from the Manihot esculenta cultivar AM560-2 chromosome 16, M.esculenta_v8, whole genome shotgun sequence genome containing:
- the LOC110607366 gene encoding UPF0678 fatty acid-binding protein-like protein At1g79260 isoform X2 — its product is MNNKTPSEAAALHPAIAPLSYLLGTWRGQGEGGYPTIASFSYGEELNFSPISGKPVIAYTQKTWKLSSGEPMHAESGYWRPKSDGSIEVVISQSTGLVEVQVKEISRTFELVNGELCYLVQMATHLNSLTPHLKAVLKKL
- the LOC110607366 gene encoding UPF0678 fatty acid-binding protein-like protein At1g79260 isoform X1, which gives rise to MNNKTPSEAAALHPAIAPLSYLLGTWRGQGEGGYPTIASFSYGEELNFSPISGKPVIAYTQKTWKLSSGEPMHAESGYWRPKSDGSIEVVISQSTGLVEVQKGSYNAPEKTIKLHSQVVGNASKVKEISRTFELVNGELCYLVQMATHLNSLTPHLKAVLKKL